A part of Larkinella insperata genomic DNA contains:
- a CDS encoding glycosyltransferase family 2 protein translates to MTEPLAPLNTWIIVVTYNHQKYLATLFGSLAHLTHPNYHVLVIDNRSTDGTREFLRSQPLPIKVIYQPENTGFCEANNLGMARAFAAGADVCVLLNPDTEVTPDFLAQLEISYQYQLRKGVNVGLLQPVILHQQRREWLNTAGNAIHYLGFGWCKDNGYPRPTGNQDREIISVSGACLYIPKPYYQRVGGFNPVFFAYSEDQDLSWRGLLRGYRHFCCGSAVIYHDYHFSKSTAKWYHVEKNRLMVVLQNYQRQTLLLVAPALFAVELLILVYSIVGGFFGEKLKGYGFLIRHRKRIQTVRRQIQRQRTVPDKVFLPQFSSELVFSEIRNPLITWLVNPILRAYFALARRLL, encoded by the coding sequence ATGACTGAGCCCCTTGCTCCGCTGAACACCTGGATTATCGTCGTTACGTACAACCACCAGAAGTACCTGGCGACCCTTTTTGGATCGCTGGCGCACCTGACGCACCCGAATTACCACGTTCTGGTCATTGACAACCGGTCTACCGATGGCACCCGCGAATTTTTACGGAGTCAGCCACTGCCGATCAAGGTGATCTACCAGCCGGAAAATACCGGCTTTTGCGAAGCCAATAACCTGGGGATGGCGCGGGCGTTTGCCGCGGGTGCCGACGTTTGCGTTTTGCTCAATCCGGATACGGAGGTGACGCCGGATTTTTTGGCGCAGCTGGAAATAAGTTACCAGTACCAGCTTCGGAAAGGCGTCAACGTCGGTTTACTGCAGCCCGTTATTCTGCACCAGCAACGGCGCGAGTGGCTTAATACGGCGGGCAACGCCATTCACTACCTTGGTTTTGGCTGGTGCAAAGACAACGGCTATCCCCGGCCCACGGGCAATCAGGACCGGGAAATCATCAGCGTGAGCGGGGCCTGTTTATACATTCCGAAGCCGTATTACCAGCGGGTGGGTGGGTTCAATCCAGTCTTCTTTGCCTACTCTGAAGACCAGGACTTGAGCTGGCGGGGTCTGCTTCGGGGGTATCGGCATTTCTGCTGTGGGTCGGCGGTGATTTATCACGATTACCATTTTTCCAAAAGTACCGCCAAGTGGTACCATGTGGAGAAAAACCGGTTGATGGTGGTGTTGCAGAACTACCAGCGGCAAACGCTGCTGCTTGTAGCGCCCGCCCTGTTTGCCGTCGAACTGCTGATTCTGGTGTATTCGATCGTTGGCGGCTTTTTCGGGGAGAAATTGAAAGGCTACGGCTTCCTGATCCGGCATCGTAAACGCATCCAGACCGTGCGCCGTCAGATTCAACGCCAGCGAACGGTTCCGGATAAGGTTTTTCTGCCGCAGTTTTCAAGCGAACTTGTTTTCTCCGAAATTCGCAATCCCCTGATTACCTGGCTTGTCAATCCAATCCTAAGAGCTTACTTTGCCTTGGCCCGCCGACTGCTCTAA
- a CDS encoding DUF7657 domain-containing protein, which produces MSKKKKVPVTPPSTLLRTTAQPSKPDVLTGRPAVAVEQPAEVTPQGFELIRFDKRLKWFLGVCFGLFVLLTLAKIHYSSIPYWNQVIPDGSDPKRGLLSGKPLPIRIDEWGVSTPFILSQVQNDFPLENPALGGERPALVGYYPVKHLVSFFRPDYWGFFLLSPEQGYAWWWQFKVIGSLVALTLLLMLLTRNNFWLSIFGAFWLVFSSGVARWSFYLLPNLMPGALLLVASIYLFYGRSLKTLLVNGLLFVWAFATFALALYPPYQIPLGYLLIFLLVGFVGREFHRDWLFDKLTLKLLTFGLAFAALGAIFYAYYSDAKASIDVMSHTVYPGQRSETGGTGFIANWFSEYYGWLVDDVHFPKEWLNICELSHFITFAPVIFLSLVLLFVYTRKADPLLLAVSLFVLIFWAWIEVGFPDWLAKITLLNMSPTRRAQVPFGVGNVFLTLLYVDYVRKRPIKVSGTVSVLAIAGVIGLMIYAAILNLNDSNGFFKAHQVFLPTLFFTALAISLLPFVRFPYQTAVFGLAIFLFVVPNMKANPLSKGLAPITDNTLYKNVRELNEQEPKARWVVIGSQYITYMVAATGVNQLSGVKNLPDFKTMRVLDPAAKRDSAYNRYAHTIYYTYIDGRDTTIINNTFEDGYAVGVDPCSPKLKQLNVKYFVFDRQPQPAETRCLRQVKKLGSIEIYRTND; this is translated from the coding sequence ATGTCAAAAAAGAAAAAAGTCCCGGTAACCCCACCATCCACCCTTCTCCGAACAACGGCCCAACCGTCAAAACCCGATGTCCTAACCGGCCGACCCGCTGTAGCAGTCGAACAACCGGCTGAGGTTACTCCACAGGGCTTTGAACTGATTCGGTTTGACAAGCGCCTAAAATGGTTTCTGGGGGTATGTTTCGGTCTGTTCGTGTTACTGACGCTGGCCAAGATTCACTATTCGTCCATTCCGTACTGGAACCAGGTCATTCCGGACGGGTCGGATCCAAAGCGGGGATTACTGTCGGGTAAACCGTTGCCGATCCGGATTGACGAGTGGGGGGTATCAACGCCTTTCATTCTGTCGCAGGTGCAAAATGATTTTCCGCTGGAAAACCCGGCCCTCGGTGGCGAGCGTCCGGCGCTGGTTGGTTATTATCCGGTCAAGCACCTGGTAAGCTTTTTTCGCCCGGACTACTGGGGCTTTTTCCTGCTCAGTCCCGAACAGGGCTATGCCTGGTGGTGGCAATTTAAAGTGATTGGTTCATTGGTAGCGTTGACGCTGCTGCTGATGTTGCTCACCCGCAATAACTTCTGGCTATCGATCTTTGGGGCGTTCTGGCTGGTTTTTTCCAGCGGGGTGGCCCGGTGGTCGTTTTACCTGCTTCCAAATTTGATGCCGGGTGCCCTGTTGCTGGTGGCTTCCATCTATCTTTTTTACGGCCGCTCCCTGAAAACGCTGCTGGTCAATGGTCTGCTGTTCGTCTGGGCGTTTGCCACGTTTGCGCTGGCGCTGTATCCGCCCTACCAGATTCCGCTGGGGTATTTACTGATTTTTTTGCTGGTGGGTTTTGTAGGACGGGAGTTTCACCGGGACTGGCTGTTTGATAAATTAACGCTTAAACTGCTGACGTTCGGGCTGGCGTTCGCGGCTTTGGGCGCTATTTTTTACGCGTATTACAGTGATGCCAAAGCCTCCATCGACGTGATGAGCCACACGGTTTACCCCGGCCAGCGGAGCGAAACGGGCGGAACAGGCTTTATCGCCAACTGGTTCTCCGAATACTACGGCTGGCTGGTCGACGACGTTCACTTTCCGAAAGAGTGGCTGAATATCTGCGAATTGTCGCACTTCATCACGTTTGCCCCGGTTATTTTCCTGTCGCTGGTTCTGCTGTTCGTCTACACGCGAAAGGCCGATCCGCTGCTGCTGGCGGTTTCGCTGTTTGTGCTCATTTTCTGGGCCTGGATCGAGGTGGGCTTCCCGGATTGGCTGGCCAAAATCACCCTGCTCAACATGAGCCCCACGCGCCGGGCGCAGGTTCCGTTTGGGGTGGGTAACGTGTTTCTGACGCTGCTGTATGTGGATTATGTTCGTAAACGTCCCATCAAGGTGAGCGGCACGGTTTCGGTGCTGGCCATCGCGGGCGTTATCGGGTTGATGATTTACGCGGCCATTCTGAACCTGAACGATTCCAACGGTTTTTTCAAGGCGCACCAAGTTTTCCTGCCCACGCTGTTTTTCACGGCCCTGGCGATTTCGTTGCTGCCTTTTGTCCGGTTTCCGTACCAAACGGCCGTTTTCGGTCTGGCGATTTTTCTGTTTGTGGTGCCGAACATGAAAGCCAACCCGCTTTCCAAAGGGTTGGCCCCGATCACCGATAACACGCTGTATAAAAACGTTCGGGAACTGAACGAGCAGGAACCCAAAGCCCGCTGGGTCGTTATTGGCAGTCAGTATATTACCTACATGGTAGCGGCTACGGGCGTCAATCAGTTGAGCGGGGTGAAAAACCTGCCGGATTTCAAAACCATGCGGGTGTTGGACCCCGCGGCCAAACGCGATTCTGCCTACAACCGGTACGCCCACACGATTTACTACACGTACATCGACGGCCGCGATACAACAATCATCAACAATACGTTCGAAGACGGTTATGCCGTGGGCGTTGATCCCTGCTCACCCAAACTTAAGCAATTGAACGTGAAGTATTTTGTCTTTGACCGTCAGCCGCAACCGGCCGAAACCCGCTGTCTGCGGCAGGTGAAAAAGCTGGGCAGTATCGAGATTTACCGGACCAATGACTGA
- a CDS encoding class I SAM-dependent methyltransferase — MNPIVRLVFFNPIMNYAVWSIRRYVRRIANLVPAGATLLDVGAGECQYKPFFAHTRYRSTDWCGTTDHHRYSAGIDYICPADDLPLENADVDYVLCTQVLEHVRYPEKVIQELARVLKPGGLLFLTVPQSWQEHEQPYDYHRFTRFALQAYADDHGFDVVEIRPQGGRFLVIGFFLAWSLPTLFKNAFGQAGFLFAVVVFYPLNFLLALLFFLLDPLDRKREFTMNYECIFRRK, encoded by the coding sequence ATGAATCCCATTGTCCGGCTGGTCTTTTTCAATCCCATTATGAATTACGCCGTCTGGTCGATTCGCCGGTACGTTCGTCGGATCGCCAACCTGGTACCGGCGGGGGCCACGTTGCTGGATGTCGGCGCGGGCGAATGCCAGTACAAACCGTTCTTTGCGCATACCCGCTACCGAAGCACGGACTGGTGCGGCACCACCGACCACCACCGGTATTCGGCGGGCATCGACTACATCTGCCCGGCGGATGATTTGCCGCTGGAAAACGCTGACGTAGATTATGTCCTATGCACGCAGGTTCTGGAGCACGTCCGCTATCCCGAGAAGGTCATTCAGGAACTGGCGCGGGTCCTGAAACCGGGTGGATTGCTGTTTCTGACGGTGCCCCAGAGCTGGCAGGAACACGAGCAGCCGTACGATTACCACCGCTTTACGCGTTTTGCGCTGCAAGCCTACGCCGACGATCACGGTTTTGACGTGGTGGAAATCCGGCCGCAGGGTGGGCGTTTTCTGGTGATCGGTTTTTTTCTGGCCTGGAGCTTACCAACCCTCTTCAAGAATGCGTTCGGGCAGGCTGGTTTTCTGTTTGCCGTTGTCGTCTTTTATCCGCTCAATTTCCTGCTTGCGTTGTTGTTCTTCCTGCTTGATCCGCTCGACCGCAAACGCGAATTTACGATGAACTACGAGTGCATTTTCCGCCGGAAATAA